One Pararhizobium sp. IMCC3301 DNA segment encodes these proteins:
- a CDS encoding ABC transporter permease, with translation MAVTAIQLPRTTLIERLAKPKPMLVLFAIMWVPLTLYVMFDLSDLILLPAIPATIALYVVCLWAFRESTVALIGLTLVFFWLILAVSAPYLPLLDPNKPIAPFAAPWSEKKDTFFVLGSDFKGRDMLSRVIWGCQRVLIWGVSATAVAYVIGTLLGLIAGYLSGWWDEAISFIGNVFLSFPVMVLFIVILNYLGPSGFNIVIAVTFASAPAIMRIVRGLTLDVKTRDYVYAAQTRGEHPLYIMVVELLPNVRGPLIVDACLRLGYTTVAITTLTFLGLGLQPPDPDWGLMIRESARVAMLWKFSYMLLVPALSVSSLILGFNLMADGLRDISLKD, from the coding sequence ATGGCTGTTACAGCGATACAACTCCCCCGCACAACGCTGATCGAAAGACTGGCGAAGCCCAAACCCATGCTGGTCCTGTTTGCAATCATGTGGGTTCCACTCACTCTTTATGTCATGTTCGATCTGAGTGATCTGATATTGTTGCCAGCGATCCCGGCGACTATTGCGCTGTATGTGGTCTGTCTGTGGGCGTTCCGAGAATCCACTGTTGCGCTGATCGGGCTGACGCTGGTGTTCTTCTGGCTGATCCTGGCTGTTTCTGCTCCCTATCTGCCATTGCTGGATCCTAACAAGCCAATTGCGCCCTTTGCTGCGCCCTGGTCTGAGAAAAAAGATACATTCTTCGTTCTTGGCAGTGATTTCAAAGGCCGGGACATGCTCTCCCGGGTGATCTGGGGTTGTCAGAGGGTTCTCATCTGGGGCGTGTCCGCAACAGCGGTTGCCTATGTGATCGGCACGTTGCTTGGCTTGATAGCGGGCTATTTATCGGGATGGTGGGATGAAGCCATTTCCTTCATCGGCAATGTGTTTCTGTCGTTTCCGGTGATGGTGCTGTTCATCGTCATCCTGAATTATCTTGGACCATCCGGCTTCAACATAGTGATTGCAGTGACGTTTGCTTCTGCGCCCGCCATCATGCGTATTGTCCGGGGACTGACACTTGACGTTAAGACCCGCGACTACGTCTATGCCGCGCAAACCAGAGGCGAACATCCGCTGTATATTATGGTTGTCGAATTGCTGCCCAATGTGCGCGGGCCGCTTATTGTCGATGCCTGCCTGCGGCTTGGATATACGACAGTTGCCATCACCACGCTGACCTTTCTCGGCCTTGGCCTTCAGCCGCCCGATCCGGACTGGGGGCTGATGATCCGGGAATCCGCGCGCGTCGCAATGCTGTGGAAATTTTCATACATGTTGCTGGTACCGGCCCTGTCAGTGTCGTCACTGATCCTCGGTTTCAATTTGATGGCCGACGGGCTGCGCGACATCAGTCTGAAAGACTAG
- a CDS encoding ABC transporter permease, translated as MINLLLRRVLQMILIMLTASLILFVIFDTPEFKKRLAVQELGGFAVSALTEASYQDWLENKGLNVPFYERYGNWIGSVVQGDLGFSYEKNRPVGPLLLEKLKNTGILAFWVFALMVPLSLVLGVLAGMKEGSVQDRTVSFISVFFTSIPEIATAIFLTVFLALGLGLVPAKSSMISGFDWRALVLPVLTLVIYDFGYVARMTRASMAEVMTSQYIRTAVLKGLPYRRVIMKHALRNALIAPFTIIVLQLNWLLSGVVVVEVFFEYDGFGKLLLEAALFPDVEVVQACTLVAVLVAVLSQIISDVGYTFLNPRIRFS; from the coding sequence ATGATAAACCTGTTACTGAGACGCGTTCTGCAGATGATCCTCATCATGCTGACGGCGTCGCTTATTCTGTTTGTCATATTTGACACGCCGGAATTCAAGAAACGACTGGCAGTGCAGGAGCTTGGCGGTTTTGCCGTGAGTGCTTTGACAGAGGCAAGTTATCAGGACTGGCTGGAAAACAAGGGCCTCAATGTTCCGTTCTATGAGCGCTACGGAAACTGGATCGGGTCGGTGGTGCAGGGCGATCTTGGGTTTTCCTATGAGAAGAACCGGCCGGTCGGTCCCTTGCTGTTGGAGAAACTGAAGAATACGGGGATTCTGGCGTTCTGGGTGTTCGCCCTGATGGTGCCACTATCGCTTGTTCTGGGCGTCCTGGCGGGCATGAAGGAGGGGTCGGTGCAGGACCGGACGGTTTCCTTTATCTCAGTGTTTTTCACCAGTATTCCCGAAATTGCGACCGCAATCTTTCTGACGGTCTTCCTGGCCCTGGGCCTTGGACTGGTGCCGGCCAAATCATCCATGATCTCTGGCTTTGACTGGAGAGCCCTTGTTCTGCCGGTGCTCACCCTTGTGATTTACGATTTTGGCTATGTGGCCCGCATGACACGGGCATCCATGGCGGAGGTGATGACCTCGCAATATATCAGAACCGCTGTTCTGAAAGGGTTGCCCTACAGGCGTGTGATCATGAAACATGCGCTGAGAAATGCCCTGATCGCTCCTTTTACCATTATTGTGCTGCAGCTCAATTGGCTGCTGTCGGGCGTGGTCGTCGTTGAAGTGTTCTTTGAATATGACGGGTTTGGCAAACTGCTGCTGGAAGCCGCGCTGTTTCCTGATGTGGAAGTGGTACAGGCCTGTACCCTTGTTGCCGTTCTTGTGGCGGTCCTGTCGCAGATCATTTCAGATGTCGGCTACACGTTTTTGAACCCACGCATACGGTTTAGCTAG
- a CDS encoding ABC transporter substrate-binding protein, which translates to MSDTHLHPKVMEAQHMMEDGRMDRREFLRIATLLGVSAGTAYAMAGLPDPAEAATDGNLPFPADDPTAKSGGILKVAMEVQKMEDPATFSWVEMSNQARHIVEHLSMTGPDNITRPMLAESWEASDDLTTWTFNIRKGVKWHNGDELVADHIKFNFERWMNPDLGSSNVGLSSISGMLEEVDGKKKMVEGSIEVIDSHTIRFNLQKPVLSFPEDMYNYPTAIVHPSFKAPFSDNAIGTGPFMLSELVVGEKCILKRADGDYWGGKVYLDEIHYYNFSDENALLAFSSGEVDTIYEFGVEQLEFAKAVEGNIISARTAQMLALRMQVDQAPYDDIRVRRAFLMAIDNAAVMPFVYPEGGDVGANFHVAPVHPEYFELPALVRDVEGAKTLLAEAGHADGIELTIDVGNTDGPWHQTVVEVVRDQVKDAGIDLKINVMPASKYWEIWDKTPFGATAWTHRPLGTMVLSLGYRSGVPWNETHFSDPEFDAALDDAEATLDVAERRKKMEKVEQIMQDAAIACIPFYRPLYSIVNDSVNGLELHPTNYHQFNKVWKV; encoded by the coding sequence ATGAGCGATACACATCTGCATCCAAAAGTAATGGAAGCGCAACACATGATGGAAGACGGTCGCATGGACCGTCGAGAATTTCTGCGCATTGCAACCCTGCTTGGCGTTTCGGCTGGTACGGCCTATGCAATGGCCGGGCTGCCAGATCCGGCAGAGGCTGCAACCGACGGCAATCTGCCGTTTCCCGCAGATGATCCGACTGCCAAGTCGGGAGGCATTCTGAAGGTCGCCATGGAAGTCCAGAAAATGGAAGATCCAGCAACCTTTTCCTGGGTGGAAATGTCTAACCAGGCGCGTCACATTGTTGAACATCTGTCCATGACCGGGCCGGATAATATCACTCGGCCGATGCTCGCTGAAAGCTGGGAAGCATCCGATGATCTGACAACATGGACATTCAACATTCGCAAAGGCGTCAAGTGGCACAATGGGGATGAGCTTGTTGCAGACCACATCAAGTTCAACTTCGAACGCTGGATGAACCCTGACCTTGGATCCTCCAATGTAGGACTGTCGTCTATTTCAGGCATGCTGGAAGAAGTCGACGGCAAGAAAAAGATGGTTGAGGGTTCCATCGAAGTGATCGACAGCCACACGATCCGCTTCAATCTGCAAAAGCCTGTGCTGTCGTTTCCAGAGGACATGTACAATTATCCGACAGCGATTGTGCATCCAAGCTTCAAGGCACCGTTTTCAGATAATGCAATCGGCACCGGCCCTTTCATGCTGTCAGAACTGGTTGTCGGCGAGAAATGCATTCTGAAGCGCGCTGATGGGGATTATTGGGGTGGCAAAGTCTATCTCGATGAAATTCACTATTATAATTTCTCCGACGAAAACGCTCTGCTTGCCTTCTCAAGTGGAGAAGTGGATACGATTTATGAATTCGGCGTGGAGCAGCTTGAATTTGCAAAAGCGGTCGAGGGCAACATTATTTCCGCACGCACAGCCCAGATGCTCGCCCTGCGAATGCAGGTTGATCAGGCGCCGTATGATGATATCCGCGTGCGCCGAGCCTTCCTGATGGCGATCGACAATGCTGCCGTAATGCCCTTTGTCTATCCGGAAGGTGGTGATGTGGGGGCGAATTTCCATGTTGCGCCGGTTCACCCGGAGTATTTTGAACTCCCAGCTCTGGTCCGTGATGTGGAAGGTGCGAAAACGCTTCTGGCAGAGGCCGGTCATGCTGACGGAATTGAGCTGACTATTGATGTCGGCAATACAGACGGACCTTGGCACCAGACGGTTGTTGAAGTTGTTCGCGATCAGGTCAAGGACGCAGGCATCGATCTGAAAATCAACGTCATGCCGGCTTCAAAATATTGGGAAATCTGGGACAAGACGCCTTTTGGCGCCACGGCCTGGACACATCGTCCTCTGGGCACGATGGTGTTGTCGCTGGGGTACCGTTCCGGTGTTCCCTGGAATGAAACGCACTTTTCCGATCCTGAATTTGATGCTGCCCTGGACGACGCGGAAGCAACGCTGGACGTGGCGGAACGGCGCAAAAAAATGGAAAAAGTGGAACAGATCATGCAGGATGCGGCGATCGCCTGCATTCCGTTTTACCGGCCGCTTTATTCCATCGTCAATGACAGCGTGAACGGACTGGAGCTGCATCCGACGAACTATCATCAGTTCAACAAGGTGTGGAAAGTCTAA
- a CDS encoding DUF1194 domain-containing protein, translating into MHPAFALTLSLVLTGILAPAAGQEPVDLQLVLSVDASGSVDADEYLLQLGGIAAGFRDPVVQRAISDGTLGRIAVSLVVWADALRPKSETAWFGIASPQDAELFARTVEAMPRTVVGATGIGAGLAWSIRKFERNGYVSDRVVVDVSGDGRETAPRDYTVLIEQATAMAAARNVVVNGLAILSDEKDLDRWYEENVRVGPGSFVVVAADFAAFAKAMRLKLIREISPLENLALSAGLAEIDP; encoded by the coding sequence ATGCATCCTGCTTTCGCACTTACTCTGAGCCTTGTTCTGACCGGCATTCTGGCGCCAGCCGCTGGCCAGGAGCCGGTCGATCTGCAACTGGTGCTGTCGGTCGATGCCTCGGGCAGCGTGGATGCAGATGAATATCTTTTGCAGCTTGGCGGGATTGCAGCGGGCTTTCGCGATCCGGTTGTTCAGCGGGCCATATCAGATGGCACGTTGGGACGTATCGCCGTGTCACTGGTGGTCTGGGCGGATGCCCTGCGGCCCAAGTCCGAGACCGCCTGGTTTGGGATTGCATCGCCGCAGGATGCAGAATTGTTTGCCCGCACAGTGGAAGCAATGCCGCGCACGGTTGTCGGGGCGACCGGCATCGGGGCAGGGCTTGCCTGGAGCATTCGCAAGTTCGAGCGCAATGGTTACGTCAGCGACAGAGTGGTTGTTGATGTGTCCGGAGACGGCCGCGAGACGGCACCGCGAGATTATACGGTGCTGATTGAACAGGCCACCGCGATGGCTGCCGCGCGAAATGTTGTGGTCAATGGGCTGGCTATTCTGTCGGACGAAAAAGATCTGGATCGCTGGTACGAGGAAAATGTCCGCGTAGGTCCCGGGAGCTTTGTCGTGGTCGCAGCCGATTTTGCCGCTTTTGCAAAGGCAATGCGACTGAAGCTTATCCGGGAAATCAGTCCATTGGAGAATTTGGCGCTGAGTGCGGGACTTGCCGAAATTGACCCCTGA
- a CDS encoding phytanoyl-CoA dioxygenase family protein, whose amino-acid sequence MTDHRTKHFYAPRPTAWYTKQDANSEEFLQSLDGETRTDDVPHAFDIQNNIPIYRASDIREVFAVQDGRKSVLAEMAGVLLNGAGTFVIQNAYRDTSVIDAASDIFNRIIAREKNSGGGGDHFAKAGANDRVWNSMQKLCEEDPALFVRYYGNDMIALGCEAWLGPNYKMASQVNLVHPGGDAQEAHRDYHLGFLTSERAAQYPPHLHHMSAALTLQGAVAHCDMSIESGPTKLLPFSQRYGAGYVAYTRPDFRAEFEKRFVQLPLNKGDLLFFSPALYHAAGANRTTDTERMANLLQVSSAFGQPMETIDRTEMCKRIYPVLQKARKNKHLSAEEIEYAVTSAADGYSFPTSLDSDPPVGGLAPQSQKALTLQALEAGWTVARYNKALQAQENRRKS is encoded by the coding sequence ATGACGGACCACCGCACCAAACACTTCTATGCCCCCCGGCCGACGGCCTGGTACACCAAGCAGGACGCCAATTCGGAGGAATTTCTGCAGTCCCTTGACGGTGAAACCCGCACGGATGATGTGCCACATGCCTTCGACATCCAGAACAACATCCCGATCTATCGCGCCAGTGACATTCGCGAAGTCTTCGCGGTGCAGGATGGACGAAAATCCGTACTGGCTGAAATGGCCGGCGTGTTGCTGAACGGTGCCGGGACATTCGTAATTCAAAACGCTTATCGCGATACCAGCGTGATTGATGCGGCAAGCGACATCTTCAACCGCATCATAGCGCGTGAGAAAAACTCCGGTGGTGGTGGCGATCACTTTGCAAAAGCAGGCGCAAATGACCGCGTCTGGAATTCGATGCAGAAACTTTGCGAGGAAGACCCGGCGCTGTTTGTCCGTTATTACGGCAATGACATGATCGCCCTTGGCTGTGAAGCCTGGTTGGGGCCAAACTACAAAATGGCATCGCAGGTCAATCTCGTGCATCCGGGCGGAGATGCTCAGGAAGCCCACCGGGATTATCATCTCGGCTTTCTGACTTCCGAACGCGCCGCGCAATATCCACCGCATTTGCATCATATGTCTGCAGCTTTGACCCTGCAGGGAGCGGTTGCCCATTGTGATATGTCGATTGAAAGCGGTCCGACAAAGCTTCTGCCATTCTCCCAGCGTTACGGCGCCGGCTACGTGGCTTATACGCGCCCTGATTTCCGCGCCGAGTTTGAGAAGAGATTCGTGCAACTTCCTTTGAATAAGGGAGATTTGCTGTTTTTCAGTCCTGCGCTTTATCATGCGGCCGGAGCGAACAGAACCACCGATACAGAGCGCATGGCCAACTTGTTGCAGGTGTCCTCGGCATTTGGCCAGCCGATGGAAACCATCGACCGGACCGAAATGTGCAAACGCATTTATCCGGTCTTGCAGAAAGCGCGCAAAAACAAACACCTGTCTGCTGAAGAAATTGAATATGCAGTGACGTCTGCAGCCGATGGCTATTCCTTTCCAACCAGTTTGGACAGTGATCCTCCCGTTGGCGGACTTGCTCCGCAATCGCAAAAGGCGCTGACCCTGCAAGCCCTTGAGGCGGGCTGGACTGTGGCACGCTATAACAAGGCGTTGCAGGCTCAGGAAAACCGGCGCAAATCCTGA
- a CDS encoding 3TM-type holin, with amino-acid sequence MIARIIGWITGGALERIGGQLKDAYLAKKQAQTDEQRLEADLRIRQFEAQRDIILAEQQSGITRWIRPAIAFPFVAYLWKVVLWDKVLALGTTDPLSAELGEIMMVMIGAYFLTRPFEKLVRSRSR; translated from the coding sequence TTGATCGCCCGGATTATAGGCTGGATTACCGGCGGTGCACTGGAGCGCATCGGCGGTCAGCTAAAAGACGCCTATCTGGCAAAGAAGCAAGCGCAGACCGACGAACAGCGCCTTGAAGCCGATCTGCGCATCCGACAGTTCGAGGCGCAGCGGGATATCATCCTGGCCGAACAGCAGAGTGGCATCACACGCTGGATCAGACCGGCGATTGCCTTTCCCTTCGTCGCCTATCTCTGGAAGGTGGTGCTGTGGGACAAGGTGCTTGCACTTGGCACAACAGATCCGCTGTCGGCAGAACTGGGTGAAATCATGATGGTGATGATCGGGGCCTATTTCCTGACACGGCCATTTGAGAAACTGGTGCGGTCCCGGTCGCGCTAG
- a CDS encoding glycoside hydrolase family 19 protein produces MIDLFKGDTRLIIDACRKRDLLRNQVAYVLATVQWETAWTMQPINEAGGPAYFKRMYDKDGNRPHVARRLGNTVKGDGVRFHGRGYVQITGRSNYRRAGEEIGVDLVARPEDALQPEYAAPILVTGMVEGWFTGRKLSDYITLNRSDFKGARRIINGADRDDEIAAIAADFDKTLKAKGYGVSAKTLPRAQPPGKPPGAPPGVDQSFWHSYRQSFWTTIAAFIGRLFHRR; encoded by the coding sequence ATGATTGACCTTTTCAAAGGCGACACCCGCCTAATCATTGACGCGTGCCGGAAGCGGGATTTGTTGCGCAATCAGGTGGCCTATGTGCTGGCCACGGTCCAATGGGAAACCGCCTGGACGATGCAGCCAATCAATGAGGCTGGCGGGCCGGCCTATTTCAAACGGATGTATGACAAGGACGGCAACAGGCCGCACGTTGCAAGGCGGCTCGGCAATACAGTCAAGGGCGATGGCGTGCGCTTTCATGGCCGGGGCTACGTGCAGATTACCGGGCGCAGCAACTACCGCCGCGCTGGTGAGGAAATCGGTGTTGATCTTGTCGCACGTCCAGAGGATGCGCTGCAGCCGGAATATGCTGCCCCGATCCTTGTCACGGGCATGGTGGAAGGCTGGTTCACCGGCAGAAAGCTTTCGGACTATATCACGCTGAACCGCTCGGATTTCAAGGGCGCGCGCAGAATCATAAACGGGGCTGACCGTGATGACGAGATTGCTGCCATTGCCGCCGATTTTGATAAAACCCTGAAAGCCAAAGGATACGGCGTGAGCGCCAAAACACTGCCTCGTGCGCAGCCGCCCGGGAAGCCGCCAGGCGCCCCACCGGGCGTGGATCAATCATTCTGGCATTCATACCGGCAATCATTCTGGACCACCATAGCCGCCTTCATCGGGCGGCTTTTTCACAGGAGATAG